One genomic region from Pyxicephalus adspersus chromosome 1, UCB_Pads_2.0, whole genome shotgun sequence encodes:
- the LOC140331333 gene encoding olfactory receptor class A-like protein 1 gives MDLNQMLKAAAFMLLMIMGIPGNVFILGQFTYIRMKERKLLSYNIILTVLSFNNLLIVISRVIPQTLDAIGVENLLDDTECKLVLYTYRVNRAMSIGVTSLLSCHQCILIAPMTGIWVHLKQKVSKNPGIIILVCCIMNLSTYPVFVMNAHARSNISTVYALHVIYCDAEFITQISYIANGVFYTVRDLIFVTLMIAASSYIVYTLFSHERSMRRMKSLNKPQRRSAKDKASRAVFLLVALYVVLFGLDNSLWIYTLSLPKVSTEMNDIRIFVACCYAALSPILIIITNPKLKHTCLYLYTQRICKNTISNNGNVYFITA, from the coding sequence ATGGATCTCAACCAAATGCTCAAAGCTGCTGCATTTATGCTTTTGATGATAATGGGTATCCCagggaatgtttttattttaggacaaTTTACTTACAtcagaatgaaagaaagaaaattattatCATATAACATAATATTGACAGTGCTATCCTTTAATAACCTTCTTATTGTCATTTCACGTGTTATTCCACAGACATTGGATGCTATAGGTGTTGAGAATTTGCTTGATGATACAGAGTGCAAACTTGTTCTATACACCTATAGAGTGAACAGGGCAATGTCTATAGGTGTTACCAGCTTACTAAGCTGCCACCAATGTATTCTCATTGCCCCAATGACAGGGATTTGGGTgcacctaaaacaaaaagtgtcAAAAAATCCGGGTATTATCATTTTGGTCTGTTGCATTATGAATTTATCAACATATCCTGTCTTTGTCATGAATGCCCATGCCAGGAGTAATATATCTACAGTTTATGCCCTTCATGTGATCTATTGTGATGCAGAATTCATAACTCAGATATCTTACATTGCCAATGGAGTTTTTTACACTGTTCGGGATTTGATTTTTGTGACACTAATGATTGCAGCAAGCAGctatattgtatatactttatttaGCCATGAAAGGAGTATGAGAAGAATGAAGAGTTTGAACAAACCTCAAAGGAGATCAGCAAAAGATAAAGCTTCAAGGGCAGTCTTTTTATTAGTAGCACTTTATGTTGTGCTTTTTGGATTAGATAACTCTTTGTGGATCTATACATTATCATTACCCAAAGTGAGTACTGAAATGAATGATATTCGGATATTTGTTGCTTGTTGTTATGCAGCTCTAAGTCCAATactcataataataacaaacccCAAACTTAAACATACCTGTCTATACTTATATACACAGAGaatttgtaaaaatacaatatcaaACAATGGAAacgtttattttattacagcatag
- the LOC140331269 gene encoding olfactory receptor class A-like protein 1, whose amino-acid sequence MAPYILLKAIGFFLLVIVGIPGNIFIILQFTYIRSIEKKLVPSNIILSILSLANLFVGISRIIPQSLNAIGVEDLFDDLQCKFAIYTFRVTRAMSICLTSLLSCHQCILIAPTTKVWVYLKREVTKNIIGIITILWVMNFSIYPYSCLNTHAQKNKTTSPYTLHLIYCDVDFLTYTAYIVNGTIYVVRDFIFVGLMTLASSYMVFILLRHEKNMRSIRSSNKEQNWSAEFKAARSVIMLVVLYVLLFGLDNAMWVYTLTLSNVSNMNDIRVFLASSYAALSPILIILTNPKLHRSWVLSKKNKKEAVELFLL is encoded by the coding sequence ATGGCCCCTTACATTCTTCTCAAGGCTATAGGGTTTTTCCTTCTTGTGATAGTTGGCATACCAGGAAACATCTTCATCATTTTGCAATTTACCTACATCAGGAGCATAGAGAAGAAACTTGTTCCATCCAACATAATATTGTCAATACTGTCTTTGGCAAATTTGTTTGTTGGCATCTCTCGCATCATTCCCCAGTCCTTGAATGCAATCGGGGTAGAGGACTTGTTTGATGACCTACAGTGCAAATTTGCCATATATACATTCAGAGTGACCAGGGCAATGTCTATATGTCTCACCAGTTTGCTGAGCTGCCATCAATGTATTCTTATTGCTCCAACAACTAAAGTTTGGGTTTATCTGAAGCGAGAAGTGACAAAAAACATTATAGGTATTATCACTATTTTGTGGGTTATGAACTTCTCCATTTACCCTTATAGTTGTTTGAATACTCATgcccagaaaaataaaacaacttcacCATATACTCTTCATTTAATATATTGTGATGTTGACTTTCTAACTTATACAGCATATATTGTCAATGGAACAATTTACGTTGTTCGTGATTTTATATTTGTAGGACTAATGACATTAGCAAGCAGCTACATGGTATTTATTCTTCTTcgtcatgaaaaaaatatgagatCAATCAGGAGCTCTAACAAAGAACAAAATTGGTCAGCTGAATTCAAAGCTGCAAGATCTGTCATAATGTTAGTTGTTCTGTATGTGTTACTGTTTGGGTTGGATAATGCTATGTGGGTCTATACACTGACTTTATCAAATGTATCTAACATGAATGATATTCGAGTATTTCTAGCTTCCTCATATGCAGCTCTGAGTCCTATTCTAATCATATTGACCAACCCTAAGCTTCATCGTTCTTGGGTgctgtccaaaaaaaacaaaaaggaagcaGTGGAACTGTTTTTACTGTAA